One window of the Magnolia sinica isolate HGM2019 chromosome 19, MsV1, whole genome shotgun sequence genome contains the following:
- the LOC131234794 gene encoding WEB family protein At3g51220 gives MEIQSLPLHAPPCIGRAEIDTARPFRSVKEAVTIFGERILGAQKSNIATSSNSSTAAAVAAASSSSPPVVATAFSSYSYSPSSSHFKQENEHEHKLIDILQKLEAELEETKRELKSLKERESETEVALASLNAELHKNMSKMAEAEAAAASRAVAKSGEEKKKERGVKSDHSPCLAQILRIGEKEEYFEITKEQRKMMKKKPIIPLIGDMFAKKKSSMSLYNPAPYKHSQAYAS, from the coding sequence ATGGAAATCCAATCACTTCCACTCCATGCACCACCATGCATCGGGCGGGCCGAGATCGACACAGCCCGTCCGTTCCGGTCTGTAAAAGAGGCTGTAACCATTTTTGGTGAACGTATCCTAGGGGCCCAAAAGTCTAACATTGCTACTTCTTCTAATTCttctactgctgctgctgttgctgctgcttcttcttcttctcctcctgtTGTTGCTACTGCTTTTTCTTCTTACTCTTATTCGCCGTCCTCGTCCCATTTCAAACAAGAGAACGAACATGAACATAAGTTGATAGATATACTACAAAAGTTGGAGGCTGAGCTGGAGGAGACGAAGCGAGAGTTAAAGTCACTAAAGGAAAGGGAGTCTGAGACCGAGGTTGCATTAGCATCGTTGAATGCGGAACTTCACAAGAACATGTCTAAGATGGCCGAGGCTGAGGCGGCGGCTGCATCGAGAGCGGTGGCTAAGAGTGgtgaagagaagaaaaaggaaagaggagTGAAGTCAGATCACTCACCTTGTTTAGCTCAAATACTTAGAATTGGAGAGAAGGAAGAATATTTTGAGATAACAAAGGAACAAAGAAAGATGATGAAGAAAAAGCCCATCATTCCTCTCATTGGAGACATGTTTGCAAAGAAGAAAAGCTCCATGTCTCTTTACAATCCTGCTCCCTACAAACACTCTCAAGCTTATGCAAGCTAG